The Mycolicibacterium fluoranthenivorans genome has a window encoding:
- a CDS encoding MaoC family dehydratase has protein sequence MTSTVSRTSTLAWNAIAVGDELTPLEVPVTTTLIVAGAIASRDYMPVHHDRDFANSQGSKDIFLNILTTNGLCVKFLHDWAGPEAMIKKLSVRLGVPAYPNDPLHFTGAVTGKSSSDGEGLVEVSLKGSNSLGDHVSGTAVLSLLNGVDA, from the coding sequence ATGACCTCTACTGTCTCGCGCACCAGTACCTTGGCGTGGAACGCGATCGCCGTCGGCGACGAGCTGACTCCGCTGGAAGTCCCCGTCACCACCACGCTGATCGTGGCCGGTGCGATCGCCTCCCGCGATTACATGCCGGTGCACCACGACCGTGACTTCGCCAACTCGCAAGGCTCGAAGGACATCTTCCTCAACATCCTGACCACCAACGGGTTGTGCGTGAAGTTCCTGCACGACTGGGCCGGCCCGGAAGCGATGATCAAGAAGCTGTCGGTCCGGCTCGGCGTGCCCGCCTACCCGAACGATCCGCTGCACTTTACGGGCGCCGTCACGGGTAAATCGTCCAGCGACGGTGAGGGTTTGGTCGAGGTGTCGCTGAAGGGCTCCAACAGTCTGGGCGATCACGTCAGCGGGACCGCAGTGCTGAGTCTGCTCAACGGAGTGGACGCGTGA
- a CDS encoding acyl-CoA dehydrogenase family protein, whose product MDFSFTEEQETVGKVARQLFEHRATPEHLTALEAGGVRFDPALWSELAASDLLGIALPESVGGSGGGPLELAVLLTEVGWSVAPVPLYATLLLGADSLARHGDKALQDRYLPGVVDGSTILTAALSEPGYSDPSVPRTTARRDGDRWILNGTKDLVPAAQLANAIVVSARTDDDENALFVVESPAAGVVVTPVRTTNGEPFADVELTGAAGHRLTEDIDGDIVRSLHTRALVGLAAIQIGVADRALKLSASYTTEREQFGRPIGSFQAVQQRMADAFIDVEAIRWTTLHAAWLIAEGRPADREAAIAKFWAAEAGARVTATAQQVHGGMGIDITYPLSRYFLWGKQIELSLGSASQQLAHLGATYSEGRS is encoded by the coding sequence ATGGACTTCTCATTCACCGAAGAGCAGGAAACCGTGGGCAAGGTGGCCCGGCAGCTGTTCGAGCACCGCGCCACCCCCGAACACCTCACCGCGCTGGAGGCCGGCGGGGTCCGGTTCGATCCCGCGCTGTGGAGTGAACTCGCGGCGTCGGACCTGCTCGGCATCGCGCTACCCGAGTCGGTCGGCGGCAGTGGCGGCGGCCCACTGGAGTTGGCGGTACTGCTCACCGAGGTCGGGTGGAGCGTGGCGCCGGTCCCCTTGTACGCGACACTGTTGCTCGGCGCGGATTCCCTTGCTCGACACGGTGATAAGGCACTACAAGACCGTTATCTGCCGGGCGTGGTGGACGGCAGTACGATTCTGACCGCGGCGCTCAGCGAGCCCGGGTACTCCGATCCCTCCGTGCCGCGCACCACCGCCCGTCGCGACGGCGACCGGTGGATCCTCAACGGGACCAAGGATCTGGTTCCTGCTGCCCAACTGGCCAACGCAATCGTGGTCTCGGCGCGCACCGACGACGACGAGAATGCCCTGTTCGTCGTCGAAAGCCCCGCGGCCGGGGTGGTCGTCACGCCCGTCCGCACCACCAACGGTGAACCCTTCGCGGATGTCGAGCTGACCGGTGCCGCCGGCCACCGGCTGACCGAGGACATCGACGGCGACATCGTGCGTTCGCTGCACACCAGGGCACTCGTGGGCTTGGCCGCCATCCAGATCGGCGTCGCGGACCGTGCGCTCAAGCTTTCCGCGTCGTACACCACCGAACGTGAGCAGTTCGGGCGGCCGATCGGCTCATTTCAGGCCGTCCAACAGCGCATGGCGGATGCCTTCATCGACGTCGAGGCCATCCGCTGGACGACGCTGCACGCGGCGTGGCTGATTGCCGAGGGCAGGCCCGCCGATCGGGAAGCGGCGATCGCAAAGTTCTGGGCCGCCGAGGCAGGGGCCCGGGTGACCGCCACGGCTCAGCAGGTGCACGGCGGAATGGGCATCGACATCACTTACCCGCTGTCTCGTTATTTCCTGTGGGGCAAGCAGATCGAACTATCGCTCGGTTCGGCCTCGCAGCAGCTGGCCCACCTCGGTGCCACCTACTCGGAAGGACGCTCATGA
- a CDS encoding Zn-ribbon domain-containing OB-fold protein, translated as MSHRLAPSISPDTEFFWSGLKEHELRIQRCTDCKTLRVPPRPMCGTCQSLNWDYVVSSGHGTVYSHIMPQYPPLPFLQYPYVVALIELDEGVRLVSNLCDITPEDITAGLPVEVFYETFEALPSGDELVLHQFRPAS; from the coding sequence ATGAGTCACCGGCTTGCCCCGTCCATCAGCCCGGACACCGAGTTCTTCTGGTCCGGCCTCAAGGAACACGAACTGCGCATCCAGCGCTGCACCGACTGCAAAACGCTGCGCGTTCCGCCGCGGCCGATGTGCGGTACCTGTCAGTCACTGAACTGGGACTACGTGGTCTCCAGCGGGCACGGCACCGTGTACAGCCACATCATGCCCCAGTACCCACCGCTGCCCTTCCTGCAGTATCCGTACGTGGTCGCCCTGATCGAGCTCGACGAAGGCGTTCGCCTCGTGTCGAACCTGTGCGACATCACCCCGGAGGACATCACCGCGGGCCTGCCGGTCGAGGTGTTCTACGAGACCTTCGAAGCGCTGCCCAGCGGGGACGAACTCGTCCTGCACCAATTCCGGCCGGCAAGCTGA
- a CDS encoding FAS1-like dehydratase domain-containing protein translates to MSDESNTALRERLDALIGQPISTGQPVKAPDPVNAAMIRHWAHALSDFNPAYLDQEFATTSRYGALVSPPVMLQSWTMAPPKLEGIHDRGGVPVELGENPLQFLADAGYTGIIATNSEFEIERYPRVGEEISAETVFETISDEKKTAMGTGFFVTWITTYRNQDGELIGRQRFRTLRFKSARR, encoded by the coding sequence GTGAGCGACGAATCGAACACCGCATTGCGCGAACGCCTGGACGCGCTGATCGGGCAGCCGATCAGCACGGGGCAGCCGGTCAAGGCACCCGACCCGGTGAATGCCGCGATGATCCGGCACTGGGCGCATGCCCTCAGTGATTTCAACCCCGCCTACCTGGACCAGGAGTTCGCGACGACGTCGCGCTACGGGGCGCTGGTGTCACCGCCGGTGATGCTGCAATCGTGGACCATGGCGCCGCCCAAGCTCGAGGGCATCCACGACCGCGGTGGGGTCCCCGTCGAGCTCGGCGAGAACCCCTTGCAGTTCCTGGCCGACGCCGGCTATACCGGCATCATCGCGACGAACTCGGAATTCGAGATCGAGCGGTATCCGCGGGTGGGCGAAGAGATCAGCGCGGAGACTGTGTTCGAGACCATCTCCGATGAGAAGAAGACCGCGATGGGGACGGGATTCTTCGTCACCTGGATAACGACGTATCGCAACCAGGACGGCGAACTCATCGGCCGTCAGCGCTTCCGCACCCTTCGATTCAAGTCGGCACGCCGATGA